CTGGGAGAAAACGATCGACATCAACATCTGGCGTAGCCCGCTCTTTGAGCGAGACAGAGACTTAAATGAGGCATTGGTTCGCCTCAAACAGGTGATCGGTGCAGGCAAACCCTACACGAATTATGAACAGATTGAGTCATTTTTCGAGCCGATCGAGGGACGACTCCTTGCTAAGTACTCGAAAAACTCAGTAATGATCGGATGTGTCGAGCCGTTCAAACTTGCGGTTGCCCAGAGCCAGTGATTCCGTTCACGTAACTCCAATGAATGATGATCGATCTTATAATTGTCATTTGAACCCCTGTAAACTATGGAAATGGCGAAGATATAAGTAATTCATTGACACAATCGACAAGAAAATCGTACTCTGTGATCGATCATTGATATTAATTAATTATGAAGATTACAAACATAGAGTGCCACGTGCTGTTAGATCCAGGATATGACGTGGGTGCCACGAGTTCGTCCCAAGATGACATTGTGGTTGAAATACATACGGATGAGGGAATTACGGGTATAGGGGAAACAGATGTAAATCCATGGATCGCCCGGGCCTGCATTGAGGCACCGGGAACGCATACGATGGGGCTTGGCCTGGCAGAGATGTTGATGGGCGAGGATCCGATGGATACGGTGCGTCTGTGGGAGAAGCTCTATGTCGGGTCGGCAATGAATGGCCGGCGCGGGGCGGTAGTCCATGCGATCGGCGCCTTGGATATGGCGCTACACGATATCCGCGGCAAAGCTCTTGGCAAGCCTTGCTACGAGTTGCTCGGGGGTGCGGTTCGGGATTCGATCACCCCTTATGCTTCGCTTCAGCCTGAGGTCAGTTCTTTCGACGTATATCGGACGTCGATCAAGGAGTGGGCACTTCGAGCAAAGGCCCTGGGCTTTCGGGCGGCGAAGATCGAGGTCACTCCATGTGGCCCGTACGCGCACAAAGGACTCAAAGCTTCTCATCAGGAGATGACGAGCGTGATCGGGGAGGTGCGGGATGCTGTCGGCCCGGATTTCACGCTAATGGTGGACGTGCAATATGCATTTCCGGACGCAGACACCTGTTTGAAAGCGATTCGGCCGTGGGTGGACTTCAATCTGTTCTTCATTGAAACGCCGCTGCCTTCGGACGATCTGGATGGTTATGCGCGGTTAAGCCAGGAACAACCGATACCGATCGCCGCAGGTGAGTGGCTCGCCACGCGGTTCGAGTTCATGGACTTGATAAACCGGGGCAAAGTCAGTGTAGTGCAGCCTGATGTAGGCCGAGTTGGCGGCTTCACAGAAGCAAAGCGAGTGTGCAATTTTGCGGAACAAAAGAGGTTGACAATTGTTCCGCATCTCTGGAAATCGGGTATTTCGATAGCAGCAGCCGCGCACTTGGCCGCAACCACCCCGAATTGTGCGTTTATCGAATTTCTACCGGACTCTCTTTGTGGATCATCGCTTAGACGGGAGTTGGTATCGAACGAATTGCAAATGGTAAACGGGCAAATTGCTTTACCGAAATTGCCGGGATTGGGAGTCGAACTCAACCGGGATGCATTACAGAGATTCAAAGAAGAGGCTGAAGCAGCGACCAGCGACATACAGTCTTTAAAGGCAAAGATAAGTGATTGAACCACGCGTGGTGATCGTAACCGGTGGAGCTTACGGCATCGGCCGCGCCATTGCGAAGCGGTTCGCGGCGGATGGTTACGGTGTTGTAATCGCGGATATCAATTCCAATCGCGGTGCATCGCTTGAAAAGGATTTGCAGAACGAGAATCGCCGCGCCCTGTTCGTGGCGGCAGATATTCGTGATGAACAAGATATTGAACGACTCATCAATCGAACTATCGAGGCATTCGGAAAGATCGACGTTTTATGCAACAACGCAGGCATCGAGTATTACCGGCGTGCTGAAGAGTACAGTGCTCAAGAATGGAGCGCGATTACTGACACAAATTTAAGAGGAACGTTTTTGTGCAGCAAGCACGCATTCCTCTCCTTGAAGAAAACGAGAGGTTGCATCGTAAATATTTCCTCGGTGCAGGCGTTTGCGACGGAATCAAATATCTCCGTGTATGCGGCCACTAAAGCTGGAATTCTCGGACTTACTCGCGGAATGGCACTGGATTTCTCGTCAGAGGGCGTTCGCGTGAACGCGGTGTGCCCGGGAGCAATCCAGACCGGAATGATGGAGCCTTTTCTCGCTGCCGCGTCTGACGTTCAAGAGGCTCTGAAGGGTTTTGGAGAAAAGATCCCGTTAGGAAGGGTCGGCCAACCGGAGGATGTAGCCGAAGCAGTGCACTTCCTGGCATCGGATGCGGCGCGCTATATCACCGGTGCGTCGCTGGTTGTTGATGGGGGTCTTCTTTGCAGGCTCGCCACATGAAAGTGAGCCGCAACGCGTCATCAACGTTTCCGCGCTCGTCGAGCTAACGTGCTTTGGGCAGAACAGTATTCCGCATACGAAGTTGCAGACGATGCGATAGCTGCTGGAGCGCTGACTTGCTTGATTCTGGCAATTGCTGGAGCGGCACTGGTTCCTTCCTGGAATCGAGAGATTCATTCGAGATCTGCTGATATCAACAGGTAAACAATCAAGGGCCATGCCAAGCGTTCTCTCAAACGGCCGGTCCATCGGTCGAATAACGCTTCGTTGTGACTGAGGAGGATGAACGTGCTGCGAACCGGGCGATGCATAGCGGTCGCGATTCTGCTCTTTTCGGCTCATTCTGCACTCGGCTCTGAAGCTGTTTGGCAGATCGGTAAATTCGATGAGGCATCGATAGAGTTTGCGAAGCAGATTGATTATTCCGATCCGGCCGAAGATCCGGTTTTCGTGGTGGGGGAAAGCACCTCTCAAAAGGACTGGCCTGCTTACCAACCGGGTTCCGCGAATGGGCAAGCAGGACATCGTCGTCACCCGTTTACCATTCGGTTTTCTTTGTCACAACGCCCTTCCGCTCTGTATTCGCTGCGCGTCGGCCTAATTGTGGATACCCCGCGTATACCTCATATACAAGTGGAGATCAACGGCCTTACGGGGTGGTTCTATCCTCAACCGAAACTGAACTACAGGATGGGTGATCCGACTGGAAATGCGCCTACTTATACCGTTGCAACGATCACCGTAGATCTGCCCGCACGTTCTCTGCGCAAGGGACAGAACCTCCTCGTACTGACGGCCATTGACGAGCCAGACGACCGTGACGACGCGGTTGCGCCGCCTGGCAGGGTGGGGGACTCAGGGCTGTTCTACGATGCCATCGCGTTAATCCGGAATGATGGCCAAAAAGATAAATCCGAACAACTCATGGCCGAGGTTGTTCCCACAATCTTCTACCAGAATGATGGGATCAACCTTGTTGAGATCGTTGAAGTTCGCGTTCGCTTCAGAGAACGACCGTATCATGGACGAGTACTGCTCGAATCGAAAGGATTTCGAGCTTCGGAAGAGATTCGAAGCGATCGAGATTTCGGAGAGCATCGACTTAATTTCAAGATTCCCGAATCAGCCGTAGCGGGAAAGTGGAAAGTCTTGGTATCCACCGATCGCTACAAGCAGACAGTTCTGGCTGAGCTTCGCCCAGCAAAGAAGTGGATCGTTTTTGTGGTCCCGCATGAGCATCTCGACATTGGCTATTCCGACTACCAAGCGAAGACATACGAGATACAAAGCCGTGCTTTGGATCAAGCAATCGAGACGATCGAAAGACACCCGTCGTTTCGTTATTCAGTCGATGGTGAATGGGCGGCTGAGCAGTTTCTGAAGACGAGAAGTCAGATGCAACGCGCCAACTTTCTCAACTTGGTTCGCGAGCGAAAGATAGAGGTACCGGCAAACTATTTCAATCTACTGACTGGCTTTGCTTCTTCGGAGGAATTAATCCGGTCGCTCTATGCTGGGCAGAGGTTTAGCTCCGATTACGGGATCCCCTTTGAATATGCCAGTATCACCGACGTCCCCTCGTACAGTTGGTCTTATGCGTCCGTTCTCTCGGCCGCCGGTCTGAAATATCTGGTGGCAGCCAGCAACAACGAACGGGCCCCTATCCTTCGGCTCGGACATTTGAACCGCCGTTCTCCATTCTTATGGCAAGGTCCCGATGGAAGCAAAATTGCTATGTGGTACTCGCAGTCGTACCAGCAACTTCCCCATATCTTTGGATTGCCTCCACAGATCCAGGGCGGTCGCGACACGTTGCCGATCTTCTTGCAGCAGTATAGCGAGAAAGAATACAAGTCGGACGGCGTCATCGTATATGGGACCCAATGGGAAAATACCGCGCTCTATACAAACCAGGCGAAATTGGATGAAGAGTGGAATAAGGTGTTCGCGTATCCTCGGATTCGCTTTTCCGGCTTTGCGGAAGCAATGGAATACATTACTGCACAGGTCGGAAAAGAGATGCCGGTAATTCGCGGCGACGGAGGGCCCTACTGGGAAGATGGCATTGGTTCAGATTCCTATTATGCGGCGATAGCCAGAGAAAACCAGCAACGTGCGCTGACGGCAGAAAAGTTCGCGACCATCAGTGCGCTCGTGAATACAAAGACGAGTCCCGACCGCGAAACGCTAAACGCAATTTGGAAGAATCAACTGCTCTTTGCAGAGCATTGTTGGGAAGCTGACCGAAGTATCGTCGATCCCGAAAGCCAACTGAGTATTGCGCAGCGCGCCGTCAAGGAAGCGCGCGTGCTGGACGCACATCTTCTGATCGACGAGACGGTCCAGAGGTCAATGTCGGTAATCGCGGATGCAACTGAAAATCGAAGCCAGACAGTATTGGTCTTCAATAGTTTGAATTGGGCTCGCAGCGGTTTGGTTGAAATGGATCTGGACAAGAACACGCAACTGATCGATCTCTCCACCGGGAAGGATGTGCCGTTCGAAATCCTAAGCGGCGGAAACGGATTTGACCACATCCGCTTCTGGGCCAAAAATGTTCCTTCCGTCGGATACAAGAGCTATGCATTGCGCCGGAATCGGACATCGGCGGCACCGGCGACTTCCATTGTGTCACCGATCCTAGAAAACCAGTATTATCGCATCGTCCTCGATGCCACATCGGGATCGATTCGTAGTATCTTCGACAAACAATTACAGCGCGAGTTAGTAGATGCTTCGTCGGCATACAAATTTAATGAATACCTGTACGTGACGGGAGGGGACGGAAGATCCAACCGGTTGTCACGTTACTCCGAAGTGCTTCCGTTACCAGACATGCAAGTTCACTCAACCTGGCAGGGGAAACTTGTGTCCGTATCGAAAACCCCGTTCGGCACGGTAGCGAACGTGCAATCTGCCGGCATAAACACCCCCAAAATCGAGACAGAAATTCTTTTGCTCAATGATGAAAAAGCGGTGCTGTTTACCAATCGCTTGACCAAGACCAAGACCTACGCAAAAGAAGGAGTGTACTTCGCGTTCCCGTTTGCCATTCGGAATCCGCAATTTAAGTACGAAACCCAGAATGGATTTGTGGATCCTGAAAAGGACCTTTTGCCCGGTGCGGGACGGGAGTGGTTTTCTATCCAACATTGGATAGCGTTAGGAGATGAACTTGGGACTGCGGCACTTGTACCGCTGGATGCGCCATTAGCCACTTTTGGCGACATCGTGCGGGGCACTTTCCCGACGGAGTTCGGTGCCAGGCAGGGTATCGTTTTCTCCTGGCCCATGAACAACTACTGGACGACGAACTATGTTGCCGGGCAGGGAGGAGAATTCGTATTTCGATATGCATTGACCAGCGGAAAAGAGCTCACGCCGGCAACCCTAAGTCGTTTCGGGTGGGCGGCGATGACCAAGTTCGAAGTGAATGTAGTCTCCGCGCAGGATCGCGTCGATGAATTGCCTCGCCCTCTACCGGCCAACCAGGGCAGCTTTCTGAATGTAGATTCTCCCAACGTTGTATTGACTGCATGGAAGCAGGCAGAGGATGGCAATGGTACGATCCTTCGCTTTACTGAGTTGAAGGGAAATCCGAGCGAATTCGCGGTGGAGTTTCCAACGGCAAAGATAGAATCAGCCTGGTTGTGCGATGCAGTGGAGCGCTGCGACCAAACTCTTCCGGTATCCGGCAGCACGGTTATTGTTCCCATCAAATCGTTTGGGATTGCCACTTTGAGGATTCAGACTCGAACAAAAGATTCTGCAGAATTGCAGAAGATGAAATTGCCGGATCTAGTGGGCGGCTCGCTGTCCAATAGCGATAGCCGATGAAACGGTTCGTTGTTTCGAACTTATGTTGTTATCAGTAATGGACCCGAGATGTTCTTCACTGTGAATACAAGGGAGCTCAATGAAACTCAACCTGCTGTTCGCAACGTTAATCGTTGCCGTCCCAGTTCTATGCCAAAGCGGATCGTATGACGGTCTTCAGAATAGTTTGGCGAATATCTACCGACTTTCAAATGCGAAGACCTTTTCGATCAGTCCCGAGAATCCTACGGGTGAAAAAGGAAAAGGCGGAATGGCCACAGAAGGAACGAATGCAAGTTTCGGCCGTCATTTAGGCGGGCAGGGTTGGAAAGTCAGCCCCAGCATCATTATCGAGTCTGGGAGGACCGCCACGTTGGCCACAATTGATGGGTCCGGAATGGTTAACCACATTTGGTTGACGCCGATCGGAAACTGGCGGTTGGCCATCCTTCGTATGTACTGGGATGATGAAAATGAACCCTCTGTGGAAGTACCGGTTGGCGACTTCTTCGCAATGGGCTTATTGAAGCCTGCCCGCATCGCCTCGCTGCCGATATGTGTGAATCCCAACAGTGGCTTCAATGCTTATTGGCCAATGCCATTTCGCCGCAAAGCCAAAATCACAATGCAAAACCTGGATGAGGGTCCCATGCAATTGTATTTTCAGATTGATTACTCCATGAGTCAGGTGTCAGAAGACGCGGCCTATTTCCATGCGCAGTTTCGGCGAGTCAACCCATTGCCTTACAAGGAGGTGTATACGATTCTCGATGGCGTCAAAGGTAAAGGCCAATATGTCGGCACCTACATGACCTGGGGAGTTCACAACAACGGTTGGTGGGGAGAAGGAGAAGTAAAGTTCTACTTAGATGGAGACAAGGACTTTCCGACCATCAACGGCACCGGAACGGAAGATTACTTTGGCGGTTCCATCGATTTCGAAAATGAAAAGGGACGATACGAAGAATTTACTTCGCCTTATTCGGGACTGGTCCAGGTCATTCAACCCGATGGGATATATCGCTCGCAGCAGAAGTTTGGGCTATACCGTTGGCACATCACGG
The sequence above is a segment of the Terriglobales bacterium genome. Coding sequences within it:
- a CDS encoding mandelate racemase/muconate lactonizing enzyme family protein, producing the protein MLLDPGYDVGATSSSQDDIVVEIHTDEGITGIGETDVNPWIARACIEAPGTHTMGLGLAEMLMGEDPMDTVRLWEKLYVGSAMNGRRGAVVHAIGALDMALHDIRGKALGKPCYELLGGAVRDSITPYASLQPEVSSFDVYRTSIKEWALRAKALGFRAAKIEVTPCGPYAHKGLKASHQEMTSVIGEVRDAVGPDFTLMVDVQYAFPDADTCLKAIRPWVDFNLFFIETPLPSDDLDGYARLSQEQPIPIAAGEWLATRFEFMDLINRGKVSVVQPDVGRVGGFTEAKRVCNFAEQKRLTIVPHLWKSGISIAAAAHLAATTPNCAFIEFLPDSLCGSSLRRELVSNELQMVNGQIALPKLPGLGVELNRDALQRFKEEAEAATSDIQSLKAKISD
- a CDS encoding SDR family NAD(P)-dependent oxidoreductase gives rise to the protein MIEPRVVIVTGGAYGIGRAIAKRFAADGYGVVIADINSNRGASLEKDLQNENRRALFVAADIRDEQDIERLINRTIEAFGKIDVLCNNAGIEYYRRAEEYSAQEWSAITDTNLRGTFLCSKHAFLSLKKTRGCIVNISSVQAFATESNISVYAATKAGILGLTRGMALDFSSEGVRVNAVCPGAIQTGMMEPFLAAASDVQEALKGFGEKIPLGRVGQPEDVAEAVHFLASDAARYITGASLVVDGGLLCRLAT
- a CDS encoding glycosyl hydrolase-related protein, whose product is MVPHEHLDIGYSDYQAKTYEIQSRALDQAIETIERHPSFRYSVDGEWAAEQFLKTRSQMQRANFLNLVRERKIEVPANYFNLLTGFASSEELIRSLYAGQRFSSDYGIPFEYASITDVPSYSWSYASVLSAAGLKYLVAASNNERAPILRLGHLNRRSPFLWQGPDGSKIAMWYSQSYQQLPHIFGLPPQIQGGRDTLPIFLQQYSEKEYKSDGVIVYGTQWENTALYTNQAKLDEEWNKVFAYPRIRFSGFAEAMEYITAQVGKEMPVIRGDGGPYWEDGIGSDSYYAAIARENQQRALTAEKFATISALVNTKTSPDRETLNAIWKNQLLFAEHCWEADRSIVDPESQLSIAQRAVKEARVLDAHLLIDETVQRSMSVIADATENRSQTVLVFNSLNWARSGLVEMDLDKNTQLIDLSTGKDVPFEILSGGNGFDHIRFWAKNVPSVGYKSYALRRNRTSAAPATSIVSPILENQYYRIVLDATSGSIRSIFDKQLQRELVDASSAYKFNEYLYVTGGDGRSNRLSRYSEVLPLPDMQVHSTWQGKLVSVSKTPFGTVANVQSAGINTPKIETEILLLNDEKAVLFTNRLTKTKTYAKEGVYFAFPFAIRNPQFKYETQNGFVDPEKDLLPGAGREWFSIQHWIALGDELGTAALVPLDAPLATFGDIVRGTFPTEFGARQGIVFSWPMNNYWTTNYVAGQGGEFVFRYALTSGKELTPATLSRFGWAAMTKFEVNVVSAQDRVDELPRPLPANQGSFLNVDSPNVVLTAWKQAEDGNGTILRFTELKGNPSEFAVEFPTAKIESAWLCDAVERCDQTLPVSGSTVIVPIKSFGIATLRIQTRTKDSAELQKMKLPDLVGGSLSNSDSR
- a CDS encoding glycoside hydrolase family 172 protein, with amino-acid sequence MKLNLLFATLIVAVPVLCQSGSYDGLQNSLANIYRLSNAKTFSISPENPTGEKGKGGMATEGTNASFGRHLGGQGWKVSPSIIIESGRTATLATIDGSGMVNHIWLTPIGNWRLAILRMYWDDENEPSVEVPVGDFFAMGLLKPARIASLPICVNPNSGFNAYWPMPFRRKAKITMQNLDEGPMQLYFQIDYSMSQVSEDAAYFHAQFRRVNPLPYKEVYTILDGVKGKGQYVGTYMTWGVHNNGWWGEGEVKFYLDGDKDFPTINGTGTEDYFGGSIDFENEKGRYEEFTSPYSGLVQVIQPDGIYRSQQKFGLYRWHITDQIRFESDLRVTIQALGIAPRGTKFIALQDDISSVAFWYQAEPHVPFPKLPGRESLEIN